Below is a genomic region from Brassica rapa cultivar Chiifu-401-42 chromosome A08, CAAS_Brap_v3.01, whole genome shotgun sequence.
tataAAGGACCCACAATAATAAACTGAAgtgtttttagtttgaaaatttatattcatatatCGCGTTTTGTATTTGTACGTTGAATAAAACTTGTTACAAAAGTAGAAGTGTTTATAGTTTGAAATACGCGTTCTATTATGTAAACGCTAAATTCGTGTAATCTAATGATCATTATGATAAAAAAACTGATAGGGAAATTGGAAAGGGGAAGATACCGGACCCTGGTTCACTGAAAGCAAAGGACATGACGGTTCTTGATGTTCCGATCGTGGTGCCGTATAGTATACTGTTCAACTTGGCTCGAGACGTTGGTGCGGACTGGGACATTGACTATTTGCTCGAAATAGGTCTCACCATTGATCTTCCTGTTGTCGGGGATTTTACTATTCCGGTTACCAGCAAGGGCGAAATCAAACTCCCTACTTTTAAAGACTACTTCTGAGTCAACTTTACGctgttaaaaacaaaacaaaaacaaatatcgTTTGTACTAGTGATCAAATATAATAACTAATAAGTGTGGTTTGCCTATAAAATCATTAAATGTCTTTTTCAATGTATGTGTTTATTCATACAGTTAATAAATCAAagtttaaaactaataaatgaaaatttggaAGTTAATATGAATGATAAGGATGATCTTTTTCTGGTAAGAAGATCCGAGAGACAAAGCCTTGGAATCGAGAAGAGTATGTCTTGGGATGGACAGCTGAGATTGTCTTAGAGCTGTGTTGAATAGACTTGTAACAATATCTCCCATCGCAATTGAAACCtagaagctctgataccaaatctaGTTCTAGTAATCGATATAGAAGCACACAATAATAAGAATATTTCTGTTATTAATTTCTTAAGGAAATTCACTCAAAATTTTAAGCACTCAATCACAATCAATAAAACTCACAAGTGTTGCAACAACCTTGCAACtccttatataaaaatagataattcCTAATCTTATTAGTAAAACACTTATTAGATATTTTCTGATCATTTTTAGTAAACGGTAGAATTATGATAGCTTGTTTCC
It encodes:
- the LOC103836663 gene encoding probable desiccation-related protein LEA14; this encodes MASLLDKAKDFVADKLAGVPKPEGSVTDVDLKDVNRDSVEYLAKVSVTNPYGHAIPICEINFTIHSGGREIGKGKIPDPGSLKAKDMTVLDVPIVVPYSILFNLARDVGADWDIDYLLEIGLTIDLPVVGDFTIPVTSKGEIKLPTFKDYF